A single Candidatus Woesearchaeota archaeon DNA region contains:
- the polX gene encoding DNA polymerase/3'-5' exonuclease PolX, with translation MSNKEVAQIFYDIADILEIQDVQFKPRAYEKAAQEIELLPELLSKYYEENVIDNIPGIGKSITEKIREILETGKLRYFEKLKKKLPEGIFKLMQVSGIGPKRIKKLHIELKIRSLSDLNKAIKQHKIQELEGFGKKSEEDLEEGLKLVKQRETRLLLGDVYPSAMELVKKLKTVAKDVTLAGSVLRMKETVHDVDILATSDMPGKIIQYFTELSQIKRVLAKGSTKASIMTKDNVQIDLRVVKPGLYGSAFQYFAGSKEHNIALRKIAINKGYKLNEYGLFLRKTGRVIESKDEKKIYQKLGLQWVPPEIREYNGEIEAAQKNRIPQLIEFNDMQGDLHTHTNYSHGDNSLTEMVEAAKKLGYSYIGITDHSKTLRIAKGMPVNKLLGQIKEIDQLNGSVNGIKVLKSAEVDILVDGSLDYSDDVLKQLDYVLASIHSGFNKDNTKRVLKAMDNDYVKIIGHPTGRLINARDSFSLNFTKIFAKARERDIALEINSQPLRLDLKDSFIREAVEQKVKLAINTDAHSTYQLNNMIYGIGQARRGWAKKCDVINTMSYSELIKFFKK, from the coding sequence ATATCAAATAAAGAAGTTGCGCAAATCTTTTATGATATAGCGGACATTCTTGAAATTCAGGATGTGCAGTTTAAGCCAAGGGCATATGAAAAGGCTGCGCAGGAGATTGAATTATTGCCTGAACTGCTTTCTAAATACTACGAAGAAAATGTGATTGATAACATTCCCGGAATTGGGAAAAGCATAACTGAAAAAATTCGCGAGATTCTTGAGACTGGAAAATTAAGATATTTTGAAAAGTTAAAAAAGAAGCTGCCGGAAGGGATTTTTAAATTAATGCAGGTTTCGGGCATAGGGCCAAAGAGAATAAAAAAATTACACATTGAATTAAAAATTAGATCCTTATCTGATTTAAATAAAGCAATCAAACAGCACAAGATACAGGAACTTGAAGGGTTTGGGAAAAAATCTGAAGAAGATCTTGAAGAAGGTCTGAAACTTGTCAAGCAAAGAGAGACAAGGTTGTTGCTAGGTGACGTTTATCCTTCAGCAATGGAATTAGTAAAAAAATTAAAAACTGTTGCCAAAGATGTTACTCTTGCAGGTTCTGTTTTAAGGATGAAAGAAACAGTGCACGATGTTGATATTCTTGCAACTTCAGATATGCCTGGAAAAATTATTCAGTATTTTACAGAGCTGTCTCAGATAAAAAGGGTTCTGGCTAAAGGCTCAACAAAAGCTTCTATCATGACAAAGGATAACGTGCAGATAGATTTGAGAGTTGTAAAACCTGGACTATATGGTTCAGCATTTCAATATTTTGCAGGTTCAAAAGAGCATAATATTGCATTAAGAAAGATTGCTATAAATAAAGGTTATAAATTAAATGAGTATGGTTTATTTTTAAGAAAAACCGGCAGGGTTATTGAATCAAAAGATGAAAAAAAGATATATCAAAAATTAGGGTTGCAATGGGTTCCTCCTGAAATAAGGGAGTATAATGGAGAGATTGAAGCAGCGCAGAAAAATAGGATACCCCAGTTAATAGAATTTAACGATATGCAGGGAGATCTGCATACGCATACTAATTATAGTCATGGTGATAATAGTTTGACAGAGATGGTCGAAGCAGCGAAAAAGCTAGGTTATAGTTATATTGGGATTACAGATCATTCTAAAACTTTAAGGATTGCTAAAGGTATGCCAGTAAATAAATTATTGGGACAGATTAAAGAGATTGACCAGTTAAATGGGTCAGTTAATGGAATCAAGGTGCTGAAAAGTGCTGAAGTTGATATTCTTGTAGATGGTTCTTTGGATTATTCTGATGATGTGCTTAAACAGCTAGACTATGTTTTGGCTTCAATCCATTCTGGATTTAATAAAGATAATACAAAACGAGTTTTAAAGGCAATGGACAATGATTATGTAAAAATTATAGGTCATCCTACTGGAAGATTAATCAATGCGCGGGACTCTTTTTCATTGAACTTTACAAAGATTTTTGCAAAAGCAAGAGAGCGCGATATTGCTTTGGAGATTAATTCTCAACCTTTAAGGTTAGACTTAAAAGACTCATTTATCCGCGAGGCCGTTGAGCAAAAAGTAAAGCTTGCAATAAACACAGATGCCCATAGCACATATCAGCTTAATAATATGATTTATGGCATTGGCCAGGCAAGAAGGGGCTGGGCAAAGAAATGTGATGTTATTAATACAATGAGCTATTCTGAGCTTATTAAATTCTTTAAAAAGTAA
- a CDS encoding signal recognition particle protein Srp54 — translation MILENLSESLKNTLNKIAKSIFVDEKLVNELIKDLQKALLKSDVNVKFVFELTNKIKERALKDDAPKGLSKKEFLINILYEELTNFLGKEPKELEIEKKQPFKIMLIGLFGNGKTTTAGKLAKFYQKRGYKIALMSTDTWRPAALKQLQTLGQNLNIPVFGDSAIKDPVEIYKKFEHELLKYNLLIIDTAGRDALNDELVEELKKINYCIKADERLLVMAADVGQSAQKQAETFHNTCNVTGVIITKLDGTAKGGGALSACAITSAPVKFLGTGEKIDDFELFEPKRFVGRLLGMGDIQTLLEKAKDAINEEDAEDLGKKLMKGDFNLLDLYQQMEAMNKMGSIGKLMEMIPGMGQIKLPKDALKIQESKLKKWKFILDSCTKDELEDPEKITSTRIERIANGSGTETSDVRELLKQHKQTKKMMKMFGSSAGSEKGIKKLMQRMGGKAQEFS, via the coding sequence CTCAAGAATACATTAAATAAGATTGCAAAATCTATTTTTGTAGATGAAAAATTAGTGAATGAATTAATCAAGGATTTACAAAAAGCCTTGCTTAAAAGTGATGTTAATGTTAAATTTGTATTTGAACTGACAAATAAAATCAAAGAAAGGGCATTGAAGGATGATGCACCAAAAGGATTATCGAAAAAAGAATTTCTAATTAATATATTATATGAAGAATTAACTAATTTTTTAGGTAAAGAACCTAAAGAACTAGAAATTGAAAAAAAACAACCCTTCAAAATCATGTTAATTGGTTTATTCGGTAACGGTAAAACTACGACTGCAGGAAAACTTGCGAAATTCTATCAAAAACGCGGATATAAAATTGCATTAATGAGCACAGATACATGGAGACCTGCAGCGCTTAAACAATTACAAACCCTTGGTCAAAATTTGAATATTCCAGTATTCGGAGATTCAGCAATAAAAGACCCAGTTGAAATTTATAAAAAATTTGAACATGAACTTTTAAAATATAATTTATTAATAATTGATACAGCCGGCAGAGATGCGCTTAATGATGAACTTGTAGAAGAACTTAAAAAAATTAATTATTGCATAAAAGCTGATGAACGTTTATTGGTGATGGCAGCCGATGTCGGACAAAGCGCGCAAAAACAAGCCGAAACTTTCCATAACACTTGTAATGTCACAGGAGTAATAATAACAAAACTTGATGGCACTGCGAAAGGAGGCGGGGCATTAAGCGCATGCGCAATTACATCTGCGCCGGTAAAATTTCTCGGCACTGGTGAAAAGATAGATGATTTTGAACTTTTTGAACCTAAACGTTTTGTAGGCAGATTACTCGGTATGGGAGACATTCAAACCTTGCTAGAAAAAGCTAAAGATGCAATCAATGAAGAAGATGCAGAAGATTTAGGTAAAAAATTAATGAAGGGGGATTTTAATCTTCTTGACCTTTACCAACAAATGGAAGCTATGAATAAAATGGGCAGCATAGGGAAATTAATGGAAATGATTCCGGGCATGGGGCAAATAAAACTCCCAAAAGATGCATTAAAAATTCAAGAAAGCAAACTGAAAAAATGGAAATTTATCCTGGACTCCTGCACTAAAGATGAACTTGAAGACCCTGAAAAAATAACTTCAACCAGGATTGAAAGAATTGCAAATGGGTCCGGCACTGAAACCAGTGATGTGCGTGAATTATTAAAACAACACAAGCAAACCAAAAAAATGATGAAAATGTTTGGAAGCAGCGCAGGATCTGAAAAAGGGATTAAAAAACTTATGCAAAGAATGGGCGGAAAAGCGCAGGAATTTAGTTAA
- a CDS encoding ATP-binding protein, which translates to MVNLNLKSTKDIKVDNSIVNQVVGQEIAVKIIKKAALQRRHVLLIGEPGTGKSMIGLALAELLPKEKLLDTISFNNPNDENQPLIRTVKAGEGREIAMKSNLQGMNAFKNQTIIMFIVVLAVSLIPYWLWSTKQISDIIFAASMITGVMFIVGFMLFLNVGQRANGKVKVPKVIVDNFKRKQAPFYDATGAHAGALLGDVLHDPFQTFYPFTVVTKQGLSDLSQIKLINQIDVLLEKNKNKIMKKHLNNYEAIHLSKNELHILGETNNSISPVEVLSCNRYDYDGEMIKLTTSEDKELIVTPEHKVAINKNNRIKYVEAQNIKKDDEVISKYENILIDEQEIINTYDERQQEQCKFYYQYLNIKQKNPTWGYKRIANAMGQKIGKTRWWHAQRHTPVPIQTANWLKQKGLLPLKIDSPQLSLIAKVLGATFGDGGIFENLNGIFLSSSEKSAVEEFGRDIENIFQLEKYTNSRIIEGGEYGHSWCYKNTNRNVIRFFLALGAPKGNKTTLNLFVPNWVKINSEFEKEFYGSFLGGELGTPIIHKHGNYLTSLEVGITGTLEFKQNRLFFLSQLKNYLSINDVECTSIYEGKTTSPDSLIFRLLIEKKLDNVLYFLINIKINYCKYKVERLYRALGKWTQLKINKYHELTQRGYGAEHAMKTLNLSPNSLYLILNHFGEKAKT; encoded by the coding sequence ATGGTGAATTTAAACCTAAAATCAACTAAAGATATTAAGGTAGACAATAGCATTGTTAATCAAGTAGTTGGCCAGGAGATAGCTGTTAAGATAATTAAGAAAGCCGCGCTTCAAAGAAGGCACGTTCTTTTAATCGGTGAGCCCGGTACAGGGAAGAGTATGATTGGTCTTGCATTAGCAGAACTTTTACCTAAAGAAAAGCTGCTTGATACAATTTCTTTTAATAATCCTAATGATGAAAATCAGCCTTTAATTCGTACTGTGAAAGCTGGTGAAGGCAGAGAAATTGCAATGAAATCTAATCTCCAGGGTATGAATGCATTCAAAAATCAAACAATTATAATGTTCATCGTTGTGCTTGCAGTTTCACTTATACCTTATTGGTTATGGAGTACAAAACAAATTTCAGATATAATTTTTGCAGCGTCAATGATAACGGGTGTAATGTTCATCGTGGGTTTCATGTTATTCCTTAATGTTGGTCAAAGGGCTAACGGCAAAGTTAAAGTGCCTAAAGTTATAGTTGATAATTTTAAACGAAAGCAGGCACCATTCTATGATGCAACTGGTGCGCATGCAGGTGCATTGTTAGGTGATGTACTTCATGATCCGTTCCAAACTTTTTATCCTTTCACCGTAGTAACAAAACAGGGCCTAAGTGATCTTTCTCAAATAAAACTAATTAATCAAATTGATGTATTATTAGAAAAAAATAAAAACAAAATTATGAAAAAACACCTAAATAATTATGAAGCAATTCACTTGTCAAAGAATGAGTTACATATCTTAGGTGAAACAAACAATTCAATTTCTCCTGTTGAAGTTTTATCATGCAATCGTTATGATTATGATGGTGAAATGATAAAATTAACAACATCTGAAGATAAGGAACTTATTGTTACACCTGAACATAAAGTGGCTATTAACAAAAATAACCGAATTAAATATGTCGAAGCTCAAAATATCAAAAAAGATGATGAGGTTATTTCTAAATATGAGAATATTTTAATTGATGAACAAGAGATTATTAATACTTATGATGAAAGACAACAAGAACAGTGTAAATTTTATTATCAATATTTAAATATTAAACAAAAAAATCCTACATGGGGATATAAACGCATTGCAAATGCTATGGGTCAAAAGATTGGTAAAACAAGGTGGTGGCATGCTCAAAGACATACTCCTGTTCCAATTCAAACCGCAAACTGGCTTAAACAAAAAGGGTTACTTCCACTGAAAATTGATAGCCCTCAATTATCATTAATTGCTAAAGTTTTAGGTGCTACTTTTGGCGATGGTGGAATTTTTGAGAATTTAAATGGCATTTTCCTTTCAAGTTCTGAAAAATCAGCAGTTGAAGAGTTTGGTCGAGATATTGAAAACATATTTCAATTAGAGAAATATACAAACTCCAGAATTATTGAAGGCGGAGAATATGGTCATTCTTGGTGTTATAAAAATACCAACCGCAATGTGATAAGATTCTTTTTGGCTTTGGGCGCTCCTAAAGGAAATAAAACAACTCTGAATCTATTTGTTCCTAATTGGGTAAAGATTAATTCCGAATTTGAAAAAGAGTTTTATGGTTCTTTTTTAGGCGGAGAACTTGGAACACCAATAATTCATAAACATGGGAATTACTTAACTTCATTAGAAGTGGGTATAACTGGTACGTTGGAATTTAAACAAAACAGACTATTTTTCTTGTCTCAATTGAAAAACTATTTATCTATAAATGATGTTGAATGTACATCAATTTATGAAGGCAAAACAACAAGCCCGGACTCATTAATTTTTCGCTTGTTGATCGAAAAAAAGTTAGACAATGTTCTCTATTTTTTAATAAATATAAAAATTAATTATTGTAAATATAAAGTTGAAAGATTATATCGAGCACTGGGGAAATGGACGCAATTAAAAATAAATAAATATCATGAACTGACACAAAGAGGTTATGGCGCAGAACATGCGATGAAGACGCTTAACCTTAGTCCTAATTCATTATATTTAATTTTAAACCATTTTGGAGAAAAGGCAAAAACATGA
- the lonB gene encoding ATP-dependent protease LonB, producing the protein MKLISEKVTRVEKIHYKGKLYNVTTDSGNLIANGILCKNSGGLGTPAHERVIAGMIHKAHMGVLFIDEIATLKPSTQQDLLTALQEGQYPITGQSERSAGAMVRTEPVPCRFILIAAGNLETIKHMHPALRSRIRGYGYEVYMDDTMIDTDENRMKIAQFVAQEVVKDNKIPHFSKAAVEVIIEEARKMANRKNHLTLRLRELGGLVRAAGDIGLEQKAKLVEPKHIMAAKKIARTLEKQIADKFIEHKKEYEVIRTKGIEIGRVNGLAVIGGSGAFSGIILPIEAEVTPGGKESEIIATGKLGDIAKEAIKNVSAIIKKYFGKDIKEIYDIYVQFLQTYEGVEGDSASIAVATAVISALHKIPVRQDIAMTGSLSVRGEVLPIGGVSAKVEAAIEAGLNAVIVPKSNVQDIILDKDKEGRIKIIPVENIAQVLEQILIWKGKEDILKKIKSA; encoded by the coding sequence ATGAAATTAATATCTGAAAAAGTAACAAGAGTAGAAAAAATTCATTATAAGGGCAAATTGTATAATGTTACAACTGATTCAGGTAATTTAATTGCTAATGGAATTCTATGTAAAAATTCAGGGGGCCTGGGCACACCTGCGCACGAACGAGTTATAGCCGGCATGATACATAAAGCGCATATGGGGGTTTTATTCATTGACGAGATTGCAACTTTAAAACCTTCTACGCAGCAAGATTTGCTTACTGCGTTGCAGGAAGGGCAATATCCTATAACTGGGCAATCTGAACGTTCAGCCGGCGCAATGGTAAGAACTGAACCAGTACCTTGCAGATTCATATTAATTGCCGCAGGAAATTTGGAAACTATTAAACATATGCATCCTGCTCTAAGATCAAGAATCCGGGGTTATGGCTACGAAGTTTATATGGATGACACAATGATTGATACTGACGAAAATAGGATGAAAATTGCGCAGTTTGTTGCGCAAGAAGTTGTAAAAGATAATAAAATCCCACATTTTTCAAAAGCTGCTGTTGAAGTCATAATTGAAGAAGCCAGAAAAATGGCTAACCGTAAAAACCATTTAACATTAAGATTAAGGGAACTTGGCGGGCTTGTCAGGGCAGCTGGTGACATTGGGCTTGAACAAAAAGCTAAACTTGTTGAACCAAAACATATTATGGCGGCAAAAAAAATTGCAAGAACTTTAGAAAAACAGATAGCTGATAAATTTATTGAACATAAAAAAGAGTACGAAGTTATTAGGACCAAAGGTATAGAAATAGGCAGGGTTAATGGGTTGGCTGTAATTGGTGGGTCTGGTGCATTTTCCGGTATAATTTTGCCGATTGAAGCAGAGGTAACGCCTGGCGGTAAAGAATCAGAAATAATTGCCACTGGTAAACTAGGTGATATCGCAAAAGAAGCAATAAAAAACGTGAGTGCAATAATAAAAAAATATTTTGGAAAAGATATCAAAGAGATCTATGATATTTATGTACAATTTTTACAAACATATGAAGGTGTTGAAGGTGATTCTGCCAGTATTGCAGTTGCAACTGCGGTCATTTCTGCGCTTCATAAAATTCCAGTTAGGCAAGACATAGCAATGACCGGTTCGTTAAGCGTGAGGGGGGAAGTTTTACCAATCGGGGGAGTTTCTGCAAAAGTTGAAGCAGCAATAGAAGCGGGTTTAAATGCCGTAATTGTACCAAAATCAAATGTACAGGATATTATCCTTGATAAAGATAAAGAAGGCAGGATAAAAATTATTCCTGTTGAGAACATTGCTCAGGTTTTAGAACAAATTCTTATATGGAAAGGTAAAGAAGACATTTTGAAGAAGATTAAGAGTGCGTAA
- a CDS encoding MinD/ParA family protein has translation MGNGKTISIISIKGGVGKTTTTVNLGAILAKDFNQKVLLVDGNLSSPNLGDHIGIINPDFTLKDVLMDKIGASGAIYKHELGFDVIPSTFTPNADRFSVFKLKEKLLKIKRNYDFVLIDSSPNLNNEMLLAMVAANELIVVTTPDTPTLRCTIEAVEVAKQQKTPISGLIINKQRGKRFEVTKKDLESQTKVPVLAVLPDDIKILESLSKTTPLPYYSPKTKVTKMYHNIAKHIMGETENSVVIKQPFKSRVKNFLNRYITIESGNQPIKE, from the coding sequence ATGGGCAATGGTAAAACTATAAGTATCATATCAATTAAAGGGGGTGTTGGAAAAACTACTACGACTGTGAATCTTGGAGCTATTCTTGCTAAAGATTTTAATCAGAAAGTATTATTAGTGGATGGCAACCTATCTTCACCAAACTTGGGCGATCATATAGGCATAATTAATCCTGATTTTACATTGAAAGATGTTTTGATGGACAAGATTGGCGCTAGCGGCGCCATATATAAACACGAATTGGGTTTTGATGTTATACCCTCAACTTTTACACCGAATGCAGATAGGTTTAGCGTGTTTAAACTCAAAGAGAAACTTCTTAAGATTAAGCGTAATTATGATTTTGTATTAATTGATTCTTCTCCGAATTTAAATAACGAAATGCTTTTGGCAATGGTTGCAGCTAATGAATTAATAGTTGTTACAACTCCGGACACACCTACATTAAGGTGTACGATTGAAGCTGTTGAAGTTGCAAAACAACAAAAAACACCCATATCTGGCTTAATTATCAATAAACAACGTGGAAAACGGTTTGAAGTTACAAAAAAAGATCTTGAATCTCAGACAAAGGTTCCTGTTTTGGCTGTGCTTCCTGATGATATAAAAATTCTTGAATCTTTGTCCAAGACGACACCATTACCGTACTATAGTCCTAAAACCAAAGTTACTAAAATGTATCATAACATTGCAAAACATATAATGGGAGAAACTGAAAATTCTGTTGTTATAAAGCAACCATTTAAAAGCCGGGTAAAAAACTTTTTAAACAGATATATTACGATAGAAAGCGGTAATCAGCCAATCAAGGAGTAA